The genomic segment ATTTCATGTTAATCAAAAAACAGGTATTTTAAGCCTGGTTCTGCTAAAAGGAAAGGCTGACCTGGCTTTCAGAGACGGAGACCTGGTAAGAGCAGAGTATTATGATAAAAATGGACGTGAGGCATTTTATGAAATTTTAAAGGAAAAACAGGGACGATTTAAGTTTGTCCAGGGTCTTGGCCCGCAAGATATGCAATCTCAGGAACTGGGGGATTTTACATGGCTGTTGATGGATGGAATAAGACAAATTGATGAAGAAATGAAGTTACCGGATAAATCATATTGTTAAGGGAATTATTAATAAATAATATACCTGGAATGAAACCCTAAGGGTTTTTAAAACCCTTAGGGTTTGAGGGTAAATTATTAATTGGGAAATGCCTAAGGAGGATAAATGAATATTGTTATTAAATTTTTTGCTGTTGCTGTGATGTTTTTTTCTTTTATTGTTTCAAATGCAGAAGCCACAGAACTTTCTATACCCGCACTTGAGGCAGCAGCAGGACAGACAATTGAAATACCTGTTATAATTGATAAAATTGATAATCTGGCCGGGGTTAAACTTTCAATGGAATATGACCCTGAAATTCTGATATTTAAAAAAGCAGATAAAACAAAACATACGTCTTCGTTAATGCACATTGTTAATGATAAAAAACCAGGATTTCTTATCATTGTCATGGCAGGGGCAAAAGGGATA from the Desulfonema limicola genome contains:
- a CDS encoding cohesin domain-containing protein — protein: MNIVIKFFAVAVMFFSFIVSNAEATELSIPALEAAAGQTIEIPVIIDKIDNLAGVKLSMEYDPEILIFKKADKTKHTSSLMHIVNDKKPGFLIIVMAGAKGIKGEKFPVISMIFEVDKKINEKKTTQIILKDVQLMSDKLKDVQHTVSFPALTILPGKSEKMQTQEAAD